A window from Pangasianodon hypophthalmus isolate fPanHyp1 chromosome 4, fPanHyp1.pri, whole genome shotgun sequence encodes these proteins:
- the miga1 gene encoding mitoguardin 1 isoform X2: MAEDVLRDSSLSLKTAVLRAADVPLSVFSSLPQVSSGTKKLVAVAAFGAVSVLFLARRFRRRKGKKKVVQEQKRSDFLSTLPPLKDAACTRPNLSLCLNSKSGFSRHTVSNGGLHSKLSSSLQSLNSVKSVNSCSEGTNGSACWDGTDDGDLRNVVTTPENLYLMGMELFEEALRRWEEALSFRSRLADDEAECCSVKLGAGDAIAEETVEDIISGEFIRKLESLLQRAYRLQEEFEGAVGFTDPSSHHSEKHPEGSARDDLDDSCWRDTLSIGSTDSFVSAAELSEHKSALGLSSLCRYPFYEEALQMAEDGKVSCRVLRTEMLECLGDTDFLAKLHCIRQACQVILQEMSTQKFLADTGKKILSSIIVKARKNPKRFEEVYEEMIGFLEQREHWEKTEAELSTRGVRHLNFYDIVLDFILMDSFEDLENPPMSIMNVVNNRWLNDAFKETAVASSCWSVLKQKRQHVKDQDGFIAHFYAVCEHISPELAWGFLGPKSSLHDFCCFFKEQVLLFLKDIFDLEKVRYSSVDTLAEDVLHLLHYRAELLLSYSGSDCTPHANGCVGTMSRLVPGALPETRVQ, encoded by the exons ATGGCAGAGGACGTGCTCAGAGACTCCTCACTGTCCTTAAAGACGGCCGTCCTGCGTGCGGCGGACGTTCCTCTGTCCGTCTTTTCCTCCCTTCCACAGG TGAGCTCTGGCACTAAGAAGCTCGTGGCCGTTGCTGCCTTCGGCGCCGTCTCCGTCCTCTTCCTCGCCCGTCGCTTCAGGAGGCGgaaggggaagaaaaaagtgGTGCAGGAGCAGAAGAGGTCTGACTTCCTCTCCACGCTTCCACCACTGAAag ATGCTGCTTGCACCCGTCCGAACCTCAGTTTGTGTCTGAACTCGAAGAGCGGCTTTTCCCGTCACACTGTGTCTAACGGTGGCTTACACAGCAAACTCTCCAGCTCCCTGCAGAGTCTGAACTCG GTGAAGAGTGTGAACTCTTGCAGCGAGGGCACCAACGGATCGGCTTGCTGGGACGGAACGGACGATGGCGATCTGCGTAACGTCGTCACGACTCCAGAAAACCTCTACCTGATGG GTATGGAGTTGTTTGAGGAGGCGCTACGACGCTGGGAAGAGGCGCTAAGTTTCCGCAGCCGGCTAGCTGACGACGAGGCAGAGTGCTGTTCTGTAAAACTGGGAGCCGGAGACGCCATCGCCGAGGAGACCGTAGAG GACATCATCAGCGGCGAGTTCATCCGTAAGCTGGAGTCTCTGCTGCAGAGGGCGTATCGGCTCCAGGAGGAGTTCGAAGGAGCGGTGGGATTCACGGATCCGTCTTCACACCACAGCG AGAAACACCCCGAAGGTTCCGCGAGAGACGATCTGGATGACTCGTGCTGGAGAGACACCTTGAGCATCGGCTCCACTGACTCGTTCGTGTCTGCTGCAGAG CTGTCTGAGCATAAGAGTGCCTTGGGTCTCAGCTCTCTCTGTCGTTACCCGTTCTACGAGGAGGCTCTGCAGATGGCCGAGGACGGGAAAGTATCCTGTCGAGTTCTCCG AACTGAGATGCTTGAATGCCTTGGAGACACAGATTTCCTCGCCAAGCTGCACTGCATCCGCCAGGCTTGTCAG GTCATTCTCCAAGAAATGTCGACTCAGAAGTTTCTGGCTGACACGGGCAAAAAGATCTTGTCCTCAATAATCGTGAAAGCCAGAAAG AACCCTAAGAGATTTGAGGAAGTTTACGAGGAGATGATCGGCTTCCTGGAGCAGAGGGAGCACTGGGAGAAAACCGAAGCCGAGCTCTCTACGAGAGGA GTAAGGCATTTAAACTTCTACGACATCGTCCTCGACTTTATCCTCATGGACTCTTTTGAGGATCTGGAGAATCCGCCCATGTCCATTATGAATGTCGTTAACAACCGCTGGCTTAACGATGCCTTCAAAGAAACC GCGGTGGCATCAAGCTGCTGGTCTGTTCTAAAGCAGAAGCGACAACATGTGAAG GATCAGGACGGCTTTATCGCTCACTTCTACGCGGTGTGTGAGCACATCAGCCCCGAGTTAGCGTGGGGTTTCCTGGGGCCTAAAAGCTCCCTGCATGACTTCTGCTGCTTCTTCAAG GAGCAGGTGCTGCTCTTCCTGAAGGACATCTTCGATCTGGAGAAGGTGCGTTACTCTAGCGTGGACACTCTGGCCGAAGACGTACTGCACCTGTTGCACTACCGAGCCGAGTTGCTTCTGAGCTACTCGGGCTCTGACTGCACCCCCCACGCTAACGGCTGCGTCGGTACGATGTCCCGGCTGGTGCCCGGCGCCCTGCCCGAGACCCGGGTGCAGTGA
- the miga1 gene encoding mitoguardin 1 isoform X1 translates to MAEDVLRDSSLSLKTAVLRAADVPLSVFSSLPQVSLSSGTKKLVAVAAFGAVSVLFLARRFRRRKGKKKVVQEQKRSDFLSTLPPLKDAACTRPNLSLCLNSKSGFSRHTVSNGGLHSKLSSSLQSLNSVKSVNSCSEGTNGSACWDGTDDGDLRNVVTTPENLYLMGMELFEEALRRWEEALSFRSRLADDEAECCSVKLGAGDAIAEETVEDIISGEFIRKLESLLQRAYRLQEEFEGAVGFTDPSSHHSEKHPEGSARDDLDDSCWRDTLSIGSTDSFVSAAELSEHKSALGLSSLCRYPFYEEALQMAEDGKVSCRVLRTEMLECLGDTDFLAKLHCIRQACQVILQEMSTQKFLADTGKKILSSIIVKARKNPKRFEEVYEEMIGFLEQREHWEKTEAELSTRGVRHLNFYDIVLDFILMDSFEDLENPPMSIMNVVNNRWLNDAFKETAVASSCWSVLKQKRQHVKDQDGFIAHFYAVCEHISPELAWGFLGPKSSLHDFCCFFKEQVLLFLKDIFDLEKVRYSSVDTLAEDVLHLLHYRAELLLSYSGSDCTPHANGCVGTMSRLVPGALPETRVQ, encoded by the exons ATGGCAGAGGACGTGCTCAGAGACTCCTCACTGTCCTTAAAGACGGCCGTCCTGCGTGCGGCGGACGTTCCTCTGTCCGTCTTTTCCTCCCTTCCACAG GTGAGCCTGAGCTCTGGCACTAAGAAGCTCGTGGCCGTTGCTGCCTTCGGCGCCGTCTCCGTCCTCTTCCTCGCCCGTCGCTTCAGGAGGCGgaaggggaagaaaaaagtgGTGCAGGAGCAGAAGAGGTCTGACTTCCTCTCCACGCTTCCACCACTGAAag ATGCTGCTTGCACCCGTCCGAACCTCAGTTTGTGTCTGAACTCGAAGAGCGGCTTTTCCCGTCACACTGTGTCTAACGGTGGCTTACACAGCAAACTCTCCAGCTCCCTGCAGAGTCTGAACTCG GTGAAGAGTGTGAACTCTTGCAGCGAGGGCACCAACGGATCGGCTTGCTGGGACGGAACGGACGATGGCGATCTGCGTAACGTCGTCACGACTCCAGAAAACCTCTACCTGATGG GTATGGAGTTGTTTGAGGAGGCGCTACGACGCTGGGAAGAGGCGCTAAGTTTCCGCAGCCGGCTAGCTGACGACGAGGCAGAGTGCTGTTCTGTAAAACTGGGAGCCGGAGACGCCATCGCCGAGGAGACCGTAGAG GACATCATCAGCGGCGAGTTCATCCGTAAGCTGGAGTCTCTGCTGCAGAGGGCGTATCGGCTCCAGGAGGAGTTCGAAGGAGCGGTGGGATTCACGGATCCGTCTTCACACCACAGCG AGAAACACCCCGAAGGTTCCGCGAGAGACGATCTGGATGACTCGTGCTGGAGAGACACCTTGAGCATCGGCTCCACTGACTCGTTCGTGTCTGCTGCAGAG CTGTCTGAGCATAAGAGTGCCTTGGGTCTCAGCTCTCTCTGTCGTTACCCGTTCTACGAGGAGGCTCTGCAGATGGCCGAGGACGGGAAAGTATCCTGTCGAGTTCTCCG AACTGAGATGCTTGAATGCCTTGGAGACACAGATTTCCTCGCCAAGCTGCACTGCATCCGCCAGGCTTGTCAG GTCATTCTCCAAGAAATGTCGACTCAGAAGTTTCTGGCTGACACGGGCAAAAAGATCTTGTCCTCAATAATCGTGAAAGCCAGAAAG AACCCTAAGAGATTTGAGGAAGTTTACGAGGAGATGATCGGCTTCCTGGAGCAGAGGGAGCACTGGGAGAAAACCGAAGCCGAGCTCTCTACGAGAGGA GTAAGGCATTTAAACTTCTACGACATCGTCCTCGACTTTATCCTCATGGACTCTTTTGAGGATCTGGAGAATCCGCCCATGTCCATTATGAATGTCGTTAACAACCGCTGGCTTAACGATGCCTTCAAAGAAACC GCGGTGGCATCAAGCTGCTGGTCTGTTCTAAAGCAGAAGCGACAACATGTGAAG GATCAGGACGGCTTTATCGCTCACTTCTACGCGGTGTGTGAGCACATCAGCCCCGAGTTAGCGTGGGGTTTCCTGGGGCCTAAAAGCTCCCTGCATGACTTCTGCTGCTTCTTCAAG GAGCAGGTGCTGCTCTTCCTGAAGGACATCTTCGATCTGGAGAAGGTGCGTTACTCTAGCGTGGACACTCTGGCCGAAGACGTACTGCACCTGTTGCACTACCGAGCCGAGTTGCTTCTGAGCTACTCGGGCTCTGACTGCACCCCCCACGCTAACGGCTGCGTCGGTACGATGTCCCGGCTGGTGCCCGGCGCCCTGCCCGAGACCCGGGTGCAGTGA